In the genome of Spirochaetae bacterium HGW-Spirochaetae-1, one region contains:
- a CDS encoding GNAT family N-acetyltransferase encodes MRNCKHRRKYISIDTGKYPGHYHIMNIIIRLENSSDYDEITAVNDLAFGQTNEGVMIRELRKNKAFIPGLSLVAMVGDELTGHILFFPVPLLDDAKRHTILSLAPMAVLPEYQYRGIGSRLVRSGLEACVKQGFKAVHVLGHADYYPRFGFKRASAWNIRLPFDAPDEASLAIELVPGGLAEISGKVEYPKEYFGAL; translated from the coding sequence ATGCGTAACTGTAAGCATCGCCGGAAATATATTTCCATTGACACGGGAAAATATCCAGGCCATTATCACATCATGAACATAATCATCCGCCTCGAAAACAGCAGCGACTACGACGAGATCACCGCCGTCAATGACCTGGCCTTCGGCCAGACCAACGAAGGAGTAATGATAAGGGAACTGCGAAAGAATAAGGCTTTCATTCCCGGACTGTCTCTCGTGGCGATGGTGGGCGATGAACTCACGGGCCACATCCTTTTTTTCCCCGTACCGCTCCTGGACGACGCCAAACGTCATACTATACTGTCACTGGCCCCCATGGCCGTTCTACCGGAATACCAGTATCGCGGCATAGGAAGCAGGCTCGTACGCAGCGGGCTCGAGGCCTGCGTGAAACAGGGATTCAAAGCAGTGCATGTCCTGGGCCATGCAGACTACTATCCCCGCTTTGGTTTTAAACGTGCTTCGGCATGGAATATCCGCCTCCCCTTTGACGCCCCTGACGAAGCTTCCTTGGCCATTGAACTTGTCCCGGGCGGGCTTGCGGAAATCTCCGGGAAAGTGGAATATCCGAAGGAATATTTCGGGGCACTGTAA
- a CDS encoding polysaccharide deacetylase has translation MGIKKKIIILLTLLPLSLTARTVDLYEQYYAICAIKNTGVQVIALRKFRHNGNNLILTIHPVTLQTAIYSRDSLTMVPADMKKIRETFRGTPYCRLFSYAESRGKKLLNAGITHFSPQNRKTYLTVDLCPSRHPLDRKLFTEVIQQFTTAGRPVPMAVAVTGLWMEKHEDDIIWLRRMETDGKIAITWINHTYYHHSKKGTPLRKNFLLGDKLHIEEEILKTEKAMIERSIKPSIFFRFPGLTSDLTLFNKITGFGLIPIGTDSWLAKNQWPHNGSIILVHGNGNEPVGIRKFLGLMKKKKMDIESRNWALYDLREGARDLGREIR, from the coding sequence ATGGGTATTAAAAAAAAGATAATCATTCTGCTCACACTCCTGCCATTGTCCCTGACGGCCCGGACCGTCGATCTCTATGAACAATATTACGCCATATGCGCCATCAAGAACACCGGAGTCCAGGTAATTGCCCTGAGAAAATTCAGACATAACGGCAACAACCTGATTCTGACAATTCACCCCGTAACCCTTCAGACCGCCATATATTCCCGCGACTCCCTGACCATGGTTCCGGCCGACATGAAAAAGATACGGGAAACTTTCAGGGGTACTCCCTATTGCCGGCTGTTCTCCTATGCGGAATCAAGGGGAAAAAAGCTCCTCAACGCGGGAATCACCCATTTTTCACCGCAGAACCGGAAAACCTATCTCACCGTTGACCTGTGCCCGTCACGGCATCCCCTGGACAGGAAGCTCTTTACCGAGGTTATCCAGCAATTCACGACGGCGGGAAGGCCGGTCCCCATGGCAGTGGCGGTCACGGGTCTCTGGATGGAAAAACATGAGGATGATATCATCTGGCTCCGCCGCATGGAGACCGATGGCAAGATTGCCATTACCTGGATCAACCATACATACTATCACCACAGTAAAAAAGGGACACCGCTGCGCAAAAACTTTCTCCTGGGCGACAAGCTGCACATTGAGGAGGAGATTCTGAAAACCGAGAAGGCCATGATCGAAAGATCTATCAAGCCATCAATATTTTTCCGTTTTCCCGGACTCACATCGGACCTGACCCTTTTTAATAAAATTACCGGTTTCGGCCTTATACCCATCGGAACCGATTCATGGCTGGCAAAAAACCAGTGGCCCCACAATGGAAGCATTATCCTGGTGCATGGCAACGGGAATGAACCCGTGGGTATACGCAAATTTCTGGGCCTGATGAAGAAGAAAAAAATGGATATAGAGAGCCGTAACTGGGCCCTGTATGACCTGCGCGAAGGCGCCCGCGATCTGGGCAGGGAAATTCGGTAA
- a CDS encoding tRNA (guanosine(46)-N7)-methyltransferase TrmB — protein MLARGKLRKFDHIRTLPNVLENNLISPDPLVLSNCWETSIFRDRQDLTLELGCGWGEYALNLGKRHPGRDFIGIDIKGSRLWHGAVRSLEEGLSNVFFIRMQISHLAYFFPDKSVSEIWLTFPDPHKDSPVRSDRRRLTSPRFLSIYKKILKEGGLVHLKTDDSFLYNYTMDTVRREGGMILRNTDNLYSSALSGDATEIQTIYEKRYLLQNKSIRYVMFSL, from the coding sequence ATCTTGGCACGAGGAAAACTGCGTAAATTCGACCACATCAGGACCCTTCCCAATGTCCTGGAGAACAACCTGATCAGCCCCGATCCCCTCGTGCTGAGCAACTGCTGGGAAACCAGCATTTTCAGGGACCGTCAGGACCTGACACTGGAACTGGGCTGCGGCTGGGGAGAATATGCCCTTAACCTTGGCAAAAGGCACCCCGGACGCGATTTTATCGGCATCGACATCAAAGGCTCACGGCTCTGGCACGGCGCCGTGCGTTCCCTGGAAGAGGGACTCAGCAATGTATTTTTCATCCGGATGCAGATCAGCCACCTTGCTTATTTTTTCCCCGATAAGAGTGTTTCGGAAATCTGGCTCACGTTCCCCGATCCCCATAAGGACAGTCCCGTGCGAAGCGACCGGCGAAGGCTCACGTCGCCGCGGTTTCTTTCAATTTACAAAAAAATTCTGAAAGAAGGCGGGCTTGTGCATCTGAAGACCGATGACAGTTTTCTCTATAATTATACCATGGATACGGTGCGGCGGGAAGGAGGGATGATACTCCGAAATACCGACAATCTCTACTCTTCAGCCCTTTCCGGCGATGCCACGGAAATCCAGACCATCTACGAAAAACGGTACCTTCTCCAGAATAAATCCATCAGGTATGTGATGTTTTCATTGTAG
- a CDS encoding Fe-S-oxidoreductase, translating to MGTGSMQTMNSAAKTTTIIKGAGIDDTRTWSRYNKGMCSRCAARCCTLIVEVNAEDMINCGYASLWETQHDMKGLVKSLKKQGIIKRYNIRTGKFVLEQTAKGECIFLDERKLCSIYDMRPRVCREHPDVAGPRKGFCPFSLKA from the coding sequence ATGGGAACCGGGAGTATGCAGACAATGAATTCCGCGGCAAAAACAACCACCATTATAAAAGGTGCGGGTATTGATGATACCCGCACCTGGAGCCGGTACAACAAGGGCATGTGTTCCCGTTGTGCAGCCCGCTGCTGCACACTCATTGTGGAAGTAAATGCCGAGGATATGATTAATTGCGGATATGCTTCTCTCTGGGAAACGCAGCATGACATGAAGGGGCTGGTTAAGTCTCTTAAAAAGCAGGGAATTATAAAACGATATAACATCAGAACGGGAAAATTTGTCCTTGAACAAACGGCCAAGGGCGAGTGCATTTTTCTGGATGAAAGGAAACTCTGTTCAATTTATGACATGAGGCCCAGGGTCTGCCGGGAACATCCCGATGTGGCGGGCCCGAGGAAGGGGTTCTGTCCTTTCAGTCTCAAAGCCTGA
- a CDS encoding RNA-binding transcriptional accessory protein, with product MEQSLILQTIALELSLKVNQAEAVVALSTEGCTIPFIARYRKEKTGGLDEVAISAILESFERHTELEKRREYILQYLTGQDKLTPELDTRIRKALTMAELEDIYLPYKPRKKTLADRAIELGMEPLADLIVEKNPSLDRVLALAAEFTGGDVAEPGIALEHAMNILTQRVSDNADVRRIVRVDLQKGSVRAAVKRGKKEEGQKYRDYFDFSEKAQHMASHRIMAVLRGGKEGILNVSLESAVGTEQLAGTVMTACFGKRGEVLLKSATESLERHLLSSMGNEILKELREKAERESLEIFARNLEKILLAAPFGERAVIGIDPGIRTGCKAAVIDKNGVYRDFLTMQLNGNPSEAGKILPWLATYGVEGIAVGSGTFGRETWSMIRDLLGERGVVAALVDEDGASVYSASETAREEFPGLDVTVKGAISIGRRFQDPLAELVKIDPRSLGVGQYQHDITASLLETKLRQTVEWAVNRVGVNLNTAGYHLLAFVSGLDKNRAREIVKYRTESGRIRSRKELKKIKGIGDKAFQQCAGFLRIMDGDNSIERTGVHPESYDDVEKIAHYYGKSVVELVAGPEIMNKDDIKKQLHITEAEAVMGELLSRGLDPRKEYTPVSFDEKLKSIDDIGDGMILHGIVDNVTAFGAFVDVGIKDKGLVHISEISVEYVKDINKVLSVGDRVLVKVIAVDRERGRISLSMRRAAER from the coding sequence ATGGAACAAAGCCTGATTTTGCAGACAATAGCATTGGAGCTGTCACTGAAAGTTAATCAGGCTGAGGCCGTAGTGGCCCTCTCCACCGAGGGATGCACCATCCCTTTCATCGCCCGTTATAGAAAAGAGAAGACCGGCGGCCTTGACGAGGTGGCCATCAGCGCAATACTGGAATCCTTTGAAAGGCATACGGAGCTGGAAAAGCGTCGGGAATATATTCTCCAGTACCTCACCGGGCAGGATAAACTGACGCCGGAGCTCGATACGCGGATCAGGAAGGCCCTGACCATGGCGGAACTCGAAGACATTTATCTTCCCTACAAGCCACGGAAGAAAACCCTGGCCGACCGGGCCATCGAGCTGGGCATGGAACCCCTGGCTGATCTCATCGTGGAGAAAAACCCGTCGCTTGACCGGGTACTGGCCCTTGCCGCTGAATTTACCGGCGGGGACGTTGCTGAACCCGGTATAGCCCTTGAGCATGCCATGAACATTCTGACCCAGCGTGTGTCCGATAATGCCGATGTGCGGCGGATAGTGCGCGTCGATCTGCAGAAGGGGAGCGTAAGGGCCGCGGTGAAGCGCGGTAAAAAGGAAGAAGGACAAAAATACCGTGATTACTTTGATTTTTCTGAAAAGGCGCAGCACATGGCAAGCCATCGCATCATGGCTGTTCTGCGGGGAGGCAAGGAGGGAATTCTCAATGTATCACTGGAATCGGCTGTGGGAACTGAACAACTGGCCGGGACGGTTATGACGGCTTGTTTCGGGAAGAGGGGCGAAGTCCTCCTGAAGAGCGCAACGGAATCTCTCGAGAGGCATCTCCTGTCCTCCATGGGAAATGAGATACTGAAGGAACTAAGGGAAAAGGCCGAAAGGGAGTCCCTGGAAATTTTTGCCCGCAACCTGGAGAAGATACTCCTGGCCGCACCATTCGGGGAGAGGGCGGTTATCGGCATTGATCCCGGCATCCGCACGGGGTGCAAGGCCGCGGTGATCGATAAGAACGGCGTGTACCGTGATTTTCTCACGATGCAGCTCAATGGAAATCCCTCCGAGGCAGGGAAGATTCTCCCCTGGCTGGCGACATACGGCGTGGAGGGGATTGCCGTGGGAAGCGGAACCTTCGGGCGGGAGACATGGTCCATGATCCGGGATCTGCTCGGGGAAAGGGGAGTAGTGGCGGCCCTGGTTGATGAGGACGGAGCCAGCGTCTACAGCGCCAGTGAAACGGCCCGGGAAGAGTTTCCCGGCCTGGATGTGACGGTAAAGGGAGCCATCTCCATCGGTCGGAGGTTCCAGGACCCACTGGCAGAGCTGGTCAAGATTGATCCGCGTTCTCTCGGCGTGGGCCAATATCAGCATGACATAACTGCGTCGCTCCTGGAGACAAAGCTCCGCCAGACCGTGGAGTGGGCCGTGAACAGGGTGGGAGTGAATCTCAATACGGCCGGTTATCATCTTCTGGCCTTTGTTTCGGGCCTCGATAAAAACAGGGCGCGGGAGATTGTGAAGTACCGCACGGAAAGCGGCCGTATCAGGTCCAGGAAGGAACTGAAGAAAATAAAGGGCATCGGTGACAAGGCCTTCCAGCAGTGTGCCGGATTTCTGCGCATCATGGACGGCGATAACAGTATCGAGCGGACCGGTGTGCATCCCGAATCCTACGATGATGTTGAAAAGATCGCTCATTATTACGGTAAAAGTGTTGTCGAGCTTGTGGCCGGCCCGGAGATAATGAACAAGGATGATATTAAAAAGCAACTGCACATAACTGAAGCAGAGGCTGTCATGGGCGAGCTCCTGAGCAGGGGGCTCGATCCCCGCAAAGAATATACGCCCGTATCCTTTGACGAGAAGTTAAAATCTATTGATGATATCGGCGACGGCATGATTCTCCACGGCATAGTTGACAATGTCACGGCCTTCGGCGCCTTCGTCGATGTGGGGATAAAGGACAAAGGGCTGGTCCATATCTCGGAGATATCGGTGGAATATGTGAAGGACATAAACAAGGTTCTTTCCGTGGGCGACCGGGTTCTGGTGAAGGTCATTGCCGTGGACCGGGAACGGGGGCGCATAAGCCTCTCCATGCGCCGGGCCGCTGAACGCTGA
- a CDS encoding glycerophosphodiester phosphodiesterase, producing MRILKITSIAAGIPFFILFIFLLMGSIMARWPEGNIVYKKYSIPGRLVIAHRGASYLAPEETEPAYLLARNMGIHYLEMDVQRTRDNVLICFHDETLSRNTNVAETFPGREEDPVGSFTLAELKKLDAGTWFNLRYPERADDRYRGLRILTLEEVLDIAEGSGRKSGLYIETKDAHLYPGIEEQLASALAKRRWIPAPGGNKPAGDYLVTTVTGQEIAAVIFQSFDLDSLMKLQALSPQVPRIYLIKEKMKETQGWDRLLENALSARCAGVGPVGYLGWPWNTAKAHEKNLLVHIYTINENWQYRLFSWFGADGFFTNRSDQLASFYDIPVAGKM from the coding sequence ATGAGAATACTGAAAATCACATCCATAGCGGCAGGCATCCCTTTTTTCATTCTTTTTATTTTTCTGCTTATGGGCAGCATCATGGCCCGCTGGCCCGAAGGAAATATTGTTTATAAAAAATATTCCATCCCTGGCAGGCTTGTCATTGCCCATCGCGGTGCCTCATACCTGGCCCCGGAGGAAACGGAACCGGCATACCTGCTTGCCCGCAATATGGGAATCCATTACCTGGAAATGGACGTTCAACGGACCAGGGACAATGTTCTTATATGCTTTCATGACGAGACCCTGTCACGAAATACCAACGTTGCCGAAACCTTTCCCGGCAGGGAAGAAGATCCCGTGGGAAGCTTCACCCTGGCCGAGCTGAAAAAACTCGATGCCGGGACCTGGTTTAACCTTCGTTATCCCGAAAGGGCCGATGATCGCTACAGGGGCCTCCGAATTCTGACTCTGGAGGAAGTCCTGGATATTGCCGAGGGTTCGGGCAGGAAATCGGGCCTCTACATCGAGACCAAGGACGCACACCTCTATCCCGGCATTGAAGAGCAACTCGCATCAGCACTTGCAAAAAGGCGGTGGATACCGGCCCCGGGCGGAAATAAACCCGCCGGAGATTACCTGGTCACTACAGTCACCGGGCAGGAAATTGCGGCGGTCATCTTCCAGTCCTTTGATCTGGACAGCCTGATGAAACTCCAGGCCCTTTCACCGCAGGTGCCGCGTATCTATCTTATAAAGGAAAAAATGAAAGAGACCCAGGGCTGGGACCGGCTTCTTGAAAACGCCCTTTCGGCCCGTTGCGCCGGAGTGGGTCCCGTTGGATATCTGGGCTGGCCCTGGAATACCGCAAAAGCCCATGAAAAAAACCTTCTTGTACATATCTACACAATCAATGAGAACTGGCAATACCGGCTCTTCAGCTGGTTCGGCGCCGACGGGTTCTTCACCAACCGGAGCGACCAGTTGGCCTCCTTCTATGATATTCCCGTCGCAGGGAAGATGTGA
- a CDS encoding GNAT family N-acetyltransferase — protein MIRPCNEADFETMLLVINDSAQAYRGVIPPDRYHIPYMTADYLRAEIDSGVMFYGYDKENNLLGVMGIQHVRDVTLLRHAYVLTEKRGCGIGSELLQFLVQRTERPTLIGTWSAAVWAVRFYEKHGFTLVTEEEKNRLLTAYWSLPDRQVETSVVLADNRYFSSMRSK, from the coding sequence ATGATCCGTCCCTGCAATGAAGCCGATTTCGAGACAATGCTTCTGGTCATTAACGATTCCGCGCAGGCATACCGCGGCGTCATCCCCCCGGACCGGTATCATATACCCTACATGACCGCAGACTACCTCCGCGCTGAAATCGACAGCGGTGTTATGTTCTATGGATATGACAAAGAAAATAATCTTCTCGGGGTGATGGGGATACAGCATGTCCGCGATGTCACGCTTCTGCGGCACGCTTATGTTCTCACGGAAAAAAGAGGCTGCGGGATAGGTTCAGAACTTCTGCAATTTCTGGTTCAACGGACGGAACGGCCCACTCTTATCGGGACCTGGTCTGCGGCGGTATGGGCCGTACGTTTTTACGAAAAACACGGCTTCACCTTGGTGACTGAAGAGGAAAAAAACAGGCTGCTCACAGCATACTGGTCCCTTCCGGACCGGCAGGTGGAGACATCGGTGGTGCTGGCCGATAACCGGTATTTCAGTTCGATGCGGAGTAAGTGA
- a CDS encoding dinitrogenase iron-molybdenum cofactor biosynthesis protein: MKIALPTQGKNIDGHFGHCECFTVYTVDDNKKILSEEIVPSPAGCGCKSDIAGTLANMGVTMLLAGNMGGGAVNVLNAQGIDVLRGCSGDVRTAAELWLQGKLSDSGVTCSHHEHGHDCHHD, translated from the coding sequence ATGAAAATCGCACTGCCCACCCAGGGAAAAAACATCGACGGCCACTTCGGCCACTGCGAATGCTTCACGGTCTACACCGTGGACGATAACAAAAAAATACTTTCAGAAGAAATCGTGCCCTCGCCGGCGGGATGCGGCTGCAAGTCCGACATCGCCGGGACCCTGGCCAATATGGGCGTCACCATGCTCCTGGCCGGCAACATGGGCGGCGGTGCCGTGAATGTTCTCAACGCCCAGGGCATCGACGTGCTCAGGGGATGTTCCGGCGATGTACGCACCGCCGCTGAATTATGGCTCCAGGGAAAGCTCAGCGATTCGGGCGTAACCTGCTCGCACCATGAACACGGCCACGACTGCCATCATGACTGA
- the aroF gene encoding 3-deoxy-7-phosphoheptulonate synthase, protein MIVLMQENSPGSTQARRAMLEERGYRTYSMETTKGPICAALNVKENDLLAFKPYFEDYHLLSCDTPYILAGRNLKDTDTVITLPGGGTIGGGSLCVMAGPCSIESEDQIRQTALAVKASGATVLRGGAFKPRTSPYAFQGMGGRGLDLLRKVGDEAGLPVITEVMDPEDLPLVEEYADIIQIGARNCQNFSLLKKVGRSKKPVLLKRGMMVTINEFLMSAEYILSEGNMNVILCERGIRTFETETRNTLDISAIPVLKQKTHLPVIVDPSHGTGHWKLISPMSKASVAAGADGLMIECHNDPARALCDGGQSLRPDKFDALMKELRPLCTMMGRELV, encoded by the coding sequence ATGATAGTTCTGATGCAGGAAAACAGTCCGGGCAGTACGCAGGCCCGCAGGGCCATGCTGGAGGAGCGGGGATACCGCACCTATTCTATGGAGACCACGAAGGGGCCGATTTGCGCCGCCCTGAACGTGAAGGAGAACGATCTCCTGGCCTTCAAGCCCTATTTTGAGGACTATCATCTGCTTTCATGTGATACACCCTATATCCTGGCGGGCCGCAATCTCAAGGACACCGACACGGTCATCACCCTGCCCGGCGGCGGCACTATCGGCGGCGGAAGCCTCTGTGTTATGGCCGGGCCCTGTTCTATCGAGTCCGAAGACCAGATCAGGCAGACGGCCCTGGCAGTAAAAGCCTCGGGGGCCACGGTGCTGCGCGGCGGGGCCTTTAAGCCGCGCACCTCTCCCTATGCCTTCCAGGGCATGGGCGGCCGGGGCCTGGACCTGCTGCGTAAGGTGGGCGACGAGGCGGGGCTTCCCGTCATTACCGAGGTCATGGACCCCGAAGACCTGCCCCTCGTGGAGGAATACGCCGATATTATTCAGATCGGCGCGCGGAACTGTCAGAATTTTTCCCTGCTGAAAAAAGTGGGCCGCTCGAAAAAACCCGTTCTTCTCAAGCGCGGCATGATGGTCACTATTAACGAATTTCTCATGTCGGCGGAATACATCCTCTCCGAGGGAAACATGAACGTGATTCTCTGCGAGCGGGGCATCCGCACCTTCGAGACCGAGACGCGGAACACCCTGGACATATCGGCCATACCGGTGCTGAAGCAGAAGACGCACCTGCCCGTGATTGTTGACCCTTCGCATGGCACGGGGCACTGGAAACTCATATCGCCCATGTCAAAGGCGTCCGTGGCAGCCGGGGCCGACGGGCTCATGATCGAGTGCCACAATGACCCGGCCCGGGCCCTCTGCGACGGCGGCCAGTCCCTGCGGCCCGACAAGTTCGACGCGCTCATGAAGGAACTGCGTCCCCTGTGTACCATGATGGGCAGGGAACTGGTGTAG
- a CDS encoding amidotransferase produces the protein MRAHCIQHVPFEGPAHAAVILRELGMPLSGTRVYAGEALPDPGGVEFLLVMGGPMGVHDGDRYPWLKEEMLFIEKCISRGATVLGICLGAQLIAHVMGAQVRKNPYREIGWFPVTSVPLTDTGPASRLVLPQRFTAFHWHGDTFDIPRGAVHLARSEACENQAFIYDDRVLGLQFHLESTPESVDLLIENARHELDGSAWVQDARELSRRDFFSESNGLMKDIMENLVKGNTVSL, from the coding sequence TTGAGAGCGCATTGTATCCAGCATGTCCCCTTTGAAGGACCGGCCCATGCGGCGGTGATTCTGCGGGAGCTGGGCATGCCCCTGTCGGGCACCCGGGTCTATGCGGGCGAGGCGCTTCCCGATCCGGGCGGCGTTGAATTTCTTCTCGTCATGGGAGGGCCCATGGGCGTCCATGACGGTGACCGGTACCCCTGGCTGAAAGAGGAGATGCTGTTTATTGAAAAGTGTATTTCCCGGGGCGCCACGGTCCTGGGCATATGCCTGGGAGCGCAGCTCATCGCCCATGTTATGGGCGCGCAAGTGCGGAAGAACCCGTACCGGGAAATCGGCTGGTTTCCCGTGACGTCAGTTCCTTTAACCGATACCGGTCCGGCATCGCGTCTCGTTCTGCCGCAGCGCTTCACGGCCTTCCACTGGCACGGCGACACCTTCGATATTCCCCGTGGGGCCGTGCACCTGGCCCGCAGCGAAGCCTGCGAGAACCAGGCCTTTATCTATGATGACCGGGTCCTGGGCCTGCAGTTCCACCTGGAGTCGACGCCCGAGAGCGTGGATCTTCTCATAGAAAACGCCCGTCATGAACTGGACGGCAGCGCCTGGGTCCAGGATGCCCGCGAATTGTCGCGCCGTGACTTTTTTAGTGAATCGAACGGGCTCATGAAGGATATCATGGAAAATTTAGTGAAAGGGAACACCGTGTCGTTATGA
- a CDS encoding 4Fe-4S ferredoxin, whose translation MKRQIIHIDHEKCNGCGLCIPDCPEGALQLIDGKARLVSDLFCDGLGACISTCPQDAIHIEEREAEAYNERRVMENIVKQGEMVIRAHLEHLDAHGETRFLNEALEYLVEQDIAVPEFGKKKTPAHQAQGQAHQHVHKHIHAGGGGCPGAAAMTIVREGSGTGEAGQAGPVASQLRQWPVQLKLLNPAAQYFDNAHLLLAADCVPFAYGDFHNRFLKDKIVIMFCPKLDPYVEEYVDKMTAILTTHEIQSITVLHMEVPCCGGVNMILKKAMERAGKNIFVKDYTISIKGEII comes from the coding sequence ATGAAACGCCAGATAATACATATTGACCATGAAAAATGCAACGGGTGCGGGCTCTGCATTCCCGATTGTCCCGAGGGGGCTTTGCAGCTCATTGACGGGAAGGCCCGCCTGGTGAGCGACCTTTTCTGCGACGGCCTGGGGGCCTGCATTTCCACCTGTCCGCAGGACGCCATCCATATCGAGGAGCGCGAGGCCGAGGCCTATAACGAGAGACGGGTCATGGAGAATATCGTGAAGCAGGGAGAAATGGTCATCCGTGCCCACCTTGAACATCTCGATGCGCACGGTGAGACGCGTTTCCTGAACGAGGCTCTGGAGTATCTTGTTGAGCAGGATATTGCCGTGCCGGAATTCGGGAAAAAGAAGACCCCGGCGCACCAGGCCCAGGGACAGGCTCATCAGCATGTCCATAAGCATATCCACGCAGGAGGCGGAGGATGTCCCGGCGCCGCGGCCATGACCATCGTGAGAGAAGGCTCCGGAACCGGGGAGGCCGGGCAGGCCGGGCCCGTTGCGTCGCAGCTTCGCCAGTGGCCCGTGCAGCTCAAGCTTCTCAACCCGGCAGCGCAGTATTTCGACAACGCGCACCTGCTGCTGGCCGCCGACTGCGTGCCCTTTGCCTACGGCGATTTCCATAACCGGTTCCTAAAGGACAAGATCGTCATCATGTTCTGTCCGAAACTGGACCCCTATGTTGAAGAGTATGTTGATAAAATGACGGCCATTCTGACTACCCATGAGATACAGTCCATCACGGTTCTGCACATGGAAGTTCCCTGCTGCGGCGGCGTGAACATGATACTGAAAAAGGCCATGGAGCGAGCGGGGAAAAATATTTTCGTAAAAGATTATACCATTTCCATAAAAGGTGAAATAATTTGA